One genomic window of Deinococcus peraridilitoris DSM 19664 includes the following:
- a CDS encoding NAD-dependent epimerase/dehydratase family protein, which translates to MKVLITGAGGNLGRVLGPALKDSGHTPILMDFRPIDTPYEFIQGDATRRSDVFQAAEGADAIVHAAAFHGIHLANHSRDEFWKLNVEGTYHIYEAAREHAIKKVLLCSTMGVYGESVSVSEDGFAVVTEDLPTRPKDFYGLTKVLCEESAKFYHRQHGIQTISYRLGMFVPEGFLRYGFRLLKGGVDDRDVAQAFLLGLQNDTIGYEAVNIMAQVPFDLHELARWRQNPLEFMESRYPGISQLVEQRGDNIDELLNLWGQVYWSVEKARHILGYQPRYNFPEFYAALKAGNDAHYPYANLPWWGVDQEH; encoded by the coding sequence ATGAAGGTACTGATCACGGGCGCGGGCGGCAACCTGGGACGCGTGCTCGGCCCAGCATTAAAGGACAGCGGGCATACCCCGATCCTGATGGACTTCCGTCCGATCGACACACCCTATGAATTCATTCAGGGAGACGCGACGCGTCGATCAGACGTCTTTCAGGCGGCTGAAGGGGCAGATGCCATCGTGCATGCCGCCGCCTTTCACGGCATTCACCTGGCCAACCATTCCAGGGATGAATTCTGGAAATTGAATGTGGAAGGCACCTACCACATCTACGAAGCGGCAAGAGAACACGCCATCAAGAAAGTCCTTTTGTGCAGCACCATGGGCGTCTACGGCGAAAGTGTTTCCGTTTCCGAGGATGGTTTCGCGGTGGTCACGGAGGACCTGCCCACGCGGCCAAAAGACTTCTACGGACTGACCAAAGTGCTCTGCGAGGAGAGCGCGAAGTTCTATCACCGCCAGCATGGCATCCAGACGATTTCCTACCGGCTGGGGATGTTCGTACCGGAAGGCTTTTTGCGCTACGGATTCCGGCTGCTGAAGGGTGGGGTGGATGACCGTGATGTCGCCCAGGCGTTCCTGCTCGGGTTGCAGAACGACACGATCGGTTATGAGGCTGTCAACATCATGGCCCAGGTGCCCTTCGACCTGCACGAACTCGCGCGATGGCGTCAGAATCCCCTGGAGTTCATGGAGTCACGCTACCCTGGCATTTCGCAGCTTGTTGAGCAGCGTGGCGACAATATTGACGAACTGCTGAATTTATGGGGTCAGGTGTACTGGTCCGTTGAGAAAGCCAGGCACATCCTCGGTTATCAGCCGCGATACAACTTCCCCGAGTTCTACGCCGCGCTGAAAGCGGGAAATGATGCACATTACCCGTACGCGAACCTGCCCTGGTGGGGCGTGGATCAAGAACACTGA